Proteins encoded together in one Marispirochaeta sp. window:
- a CDS encoding GGDEF domain-containing protein — protein MHMFDGNGHNDNEITDPLQSPDVLPHYDLLDRLGVIDEINRLKTLVIERNDLLGEATVLFTQTEIPEIARTAAGFLVNKFVPRRLSFIYSPDGRPEVTVLSFRNMKEDPPETHLMDLSPFDGFFAENIGLVRFSDLRERLKDPVALEDLDIMDPELVIPVKGHAGLYGMVVISEKIVGGDYNISELAYVDRLMSFVSIAMQNSIHYSSSVTDSKTRLYNTAFIQSEIEEEISRIKRYGGVFSILMIDLDFFKRLNDKYGHLAGDLVLKEVAAIIGSSVREGDVAARFGGEEFLVLLHSAGACDAYSISERLRRTIEARRFFYMNHELRVTASIGCVSFNGNENVSREDLTYLADKALYRSKQTGRNTTSIIGSGLLFRASNRLHHLDKN, from the coding sequence ATGCATATGTTTGACGGGAATGGTCATAACGACAATGAGATAACGGATCCACTGCAGAGTCCCGATGTGCTTCCTCATTATGATCTTCTCGATCGTTTGGGTGTAATCGATGAGATAAATCGCCTGAAAACACTGGTTATTGAACGGAACGATCTTTTGGGAGAGGCGACCGTTCTTTTTACTCAGACAGAGATTCCGGAGATCGCCCGGACGGCGGCCGGGTTCCTGGTTAACAAGTTTGTACCCAGGCGCCTCTCGTTTATCTACTCTCCTGACGGCAGACCGGAAGTAACTGTTCTTTCCTTCAGAAATATGAAAGAAGATCCTCCGGAAACACATCTGATGGATTTGTCGCCCTTTGACGGGTTTTTTGCGGAAAACATAGGCCTTGTCCGATTTTCTGATTTACGGGAAAGATTGAAGGATCCTGTTGCCCTGGAAGACCTGGACATTATGGATCCGGAACTGGTCATTCCGGTCAAGGGCCATGCCGGCCTGTACGGAATGGTTGTTATATCCGAGAAAATTGTAGGCGGCGATTACAACATAAGCGAACTTGCTTATGTTGACCGGCTTATGAGCTTTGTCTCCATCGCCATGCAGAACAGTATTCATTACTCGAGTTCCGTAACCGATTCAAAAACCAGGTTGTACAACACCGCTTTTATTCAGTCTGAAATCGAAGAAGAGATCAGCAGAATAAAACGGTACGGCGGTGTATTCAGTATCCTGATGATAGATCTCGATTTTTTCAAGCGTTTGAATGACAAATATGGACATTTGGCGGGAGACCTTGTATTAAAAGAGGTCGCCGCCATTATCGGCAGCTCTGTCCGGGAAGGAGATGTGGCAGCCCGGTTCGGCGGGGAAGAGTTTCTTGTGCTTCTGCATAGTGCCGGTGCCTGCGATGCTTACTCCATTTCAGAGCGCTTGCGCCGGACCATTGAAGCACGCCGGTTTTTTTATATGAACCACGAACTCAGGGTAACCGCAAGTATCGGCTGTGTTTCTTTTAATGGTAATGAGAATGTATCCAGAGAAGATCTCACATATCTTGCTGACAAGGCACTGTACCGTTCAAAACAGACCGGGCGGAACACGACATCTATTATCGGTTCAGGACTGCTCTTCCGGGCCTCCAACAGACTGCACCACCTGGATAAAAATTAA
- a CDS encoding DUF1761 domain-containing protein, with protein MEQFEINLLGILLAVLYNLIIGSLWYSPMMFGNKWTLLVGRREDDLQGGMTPGIMLGAIVVALIEALGFSLLKNFTGIDGLFGGLFLGLFVWLVFLVPPLFNSVLYEKKPRELFFITAGVNMVTFAGMAVIIGII; from the coding sequence ATGGAGCAATTTGAGATTAATCTGTTGGGTATTCTGCTGGCAGTTCTGTATAACCTGATAATCGGAAGCCTGTGGTATAGCCCGATGATGTTTGGAAACAAGTGGACGCTTCTTGTGGGGCGTCGTGAGGACGATCTGCAGGGCGGAATGACTCCGGGCATCATGCTGGGTGCCATTGTAGTCGCATTGATCGAGGCACTTGGGTTCAGCCTGCTGAAGAATTTTACAGGAATCGACGGCTTATTCGGCGGCTTGTTTCTGGGGCTCTTTGTGTGGCTGGTTTTTCTTGTTCCGCCTTTGTTTAACAGCGTACTCTACGAAAAAAAACCCCGGGAGCTCTTTTTTATAACTGCCGGTGTCAACATGGTGACCTTTGCCGGTATGGCGGTAATAATCGGCATAATCTGA
- a CDS encoding glucose 1-dehydrogenase encodes MKLRDKVCIITGAAQGIGATVAATFRKEGAYVVICDMNREAGEALAKELAPQPAEAGGAEFAFLDISKEANWQQVMNSVRSVRGRLDVLINNAGINIRKDIEEMPEADLDAMLSINVKGPFMGIKHALPLMRDSGGGSILNMVSICGLVGHKFTNETYTMCKGALTLLTKSIASRYAKDNIRCNSVHPSTVDTPGLQKVLTDPVLREQRYGEIPLGRLATSEDVAQAFLYLASEEASFLNGVNLPVDGGLTSY; translated from the coding sequence ATGAAACTGCGGGATAAAGTCTGCATTATTACCGGCGCTGCGCAGGGTATTGGAGCGACGGTTGCTGCGACCTTTCGTAAAGAAGGCGCTTATGTTGTTATCTGCGATATGAACCGGGAGGCCGGAGAGGCGCTGGCTAAAGAACTGGCTCCTCAACCGGCTGAAGCCGGCGGAGCCGAGTTTGCCTTTCTTGACATCTCGAAAGAGGCAAACTGGCAGCAGGTAATGAATAGTGTTCGCAGCGTCAGGGGACGCCTGGATGTTCTGATTAACAACGCGGGAATCAACATCCGAAAGGATATAGAAGAGATGCCCGAAGCAGATCTGGATGCCATGCTCTCTATCAATGTAAAAGGTCCTTTTATGGGCATTAAACATGCCCTGCCGCTGATGCGGGACTCAGGCGGCGGGTCCATTCTGAATATGGTATCGATTTGCGGACTGGTTGGACACAAGTTTACCAACGAGACCTATACCATGTGTAAAGGAGCTTTGACCCTGCTGACCAAGTCCATAGCCTCCCGCTACGCTAAGGACAACATACGCTGTAACAGCGTCCATCCCAGCACTGTTGATACCCCGGGCCTGCAGAAGGTTCTGACCGACCCGGTACTCAGGGAGCAGCGGTACGGGGAAATTCCTCTTGGTCGACTTGCAACCTCGGAGGATGTAGCACAGGCTTTTCTCTATCTTGCGTCGGAGGAGGCTTCGTTCCTGAATGGAGTCAACCTTCCGGTAGACGGCGGTCTGACCTCCTATTGA
- a CDS encoding FadR/GntR family transcriptional regulator: MSKVTVQRVRRERVSAQVFQQLKARLIEGVWRAGEKLPSEGELSHLFGVSRVSVREALHRLATLGLLETRHGEGTFVCSASSDYYINNLLPALVLDRPGIYDVLEYRQTMEKGIVALVVEKATDTDIEVLENHYRKMLECKADSTEFAHADLDFHLALARATKNQVFFKVNSIIRDILCASMENIVGLLGPQDGLDFHKRILEAIKQRDSETAQALMEEHVRRTVLRLRDEKRFSDER, from the coding sequence ATGAGCAAAGTAACAGTGCAACGGGTGCGGCGGGAACGCGTCAGCGCCCAGGTGTTTCAACAGCTGAAAGCACGGCTGATCGAAGGGGTCTGGCGGGCCGGTGAGAAACTGCCCTCGGAGGGAGAATTATCCCACCTCTTTGGTGTCAGCCGGGTCTCTGTCAGGGAAGCCCTGCATCGGTTGGCGACCCTGGGACTGCTGGAAACACGGCACGGCGAAGGGACTTTTGTCTGCTCAGCTTCGTCGGATTACTATATAAACAATCTGCTTCCCGCTCTGGTACTGGATCGGCCCGGTATTTATGATGTTCTTGAATACCGGCAGACCATGGAAAAGGGGATTGTCGCCCTTGTTGTTGAAAAAGCAACGGATACGGATATCGAGGTCCTTGAAAACCATTATCGAAAGATGCTGGAATGTAAAGCAGATAGTACGGAGTTCGCCCACGCCGACCTTGATTTTCACCTGGCTCTTGCCCGGGCAACCAAAAACCAGGTTTTTTTCAAGGTAAACAGCATCATCAGGGACATTCTCTGCGCTTCCATGGAGAATATTGTCGGTCTGTTGGGACCGCAGGACGGCCTTGATTTTCATAAACGTATTCTCGAGGCAATCAAGCAGCGGGATAGTGAAACCGCCCAGGCCCTGATGGAAGAACATGTGCGCCGAACCGTGCTGCGCCTGCGGGACGAAAAGCGGTTTTCAGATGAAAGGTAA
- a CDS encoding SDR family oxidoreductase, which produces MRRRVAAKFGVTCLAVQGDLTDWNVVQRLVEEIHQQLGPIDVLINNAGGDIGTKGVSAEMAGKPDGNDSVNISVEDIKTVMDRNFLTCVFCCKAVAPEMMERKSGKIINIGSIAGLKGLPGAAIYASSKAAVHEYSRCLAVQLRPYDINVNVIAPGDTLTERYIASRETDDSRKVHEGTLDRYGWPEEVATAVEFLAGDASRFITGEVIRVDGGSQVWPS; this is translated from the coding sequence ATGCGAAGGCGGGTGGCAGCAAAATTCGGTGTTACCTGCCTGGCTGTCCAGGGGGACCTTACAGACTGGAATGTCGTACAGCGTCTTGTGGAAGAAATCCATCAGCAACTAGGCCCCATCGATGTGCTGATAAATAACGCGGGCGGCGATATCGGAACAAAAGGTGTTTCCGCGGAAATGGCAGGTAAACCGGATGGAAACGACTCGGTAAACATCTCTGTGGAAGACATTAAAACAGTAATGGACAGAAACTTTCTCACCTGTGTTTTCTGCTGCAAAGCGGTGGCACCGGAAATGATGGAGCGGAAAAGCGGGAAAATCATCAATATCGGCAGTATCGCCGGGCTCAAAGGGCTTCCCGGAGCTGCGATTTATGCCTCTTCAAAGGCAGCAGTCCACGAATACAGCCGCTGCCTGGCGGTGCAGCTGCGCCCTTACGATATTAATGTCAATGTTATTGCCCCGGGAGACACCCTTACCGAGCGTTATATTGCATCCCGTGAAACTGATGATTCACGTAAGGTGCACGAAGGAACCCTGGATCGCTATGGCTGGCCGGAGGAGGTGGCGACAGCGGTGGAGTTCCTTGCAGGCGATGCCTCCCGTTTTATTACCGGAGAGGTTATACGGGTCGACGGCGGCAGCCAGGTCTGGCCTTCCTGA
- a CDS encoding C-GCAxxG-C-C family protein, which yields MTEKKTAEKIAQKAYDLGFAFEKEYRGCAQCTIAALQDALDIRNTETDAIFKAATGMAGGGARQIDGNCGAYAGGTLMIGYHVGRDRDNFADPEQIRMATFRLVKKLHQRFIDEFGTVTCSEIHTRIMGRPFYIEDPDEFRKFEDAGAHTDKCTRVVALAARWSAEILAEEGYIDK from the coding sequence ATGACGGAAAAGAAGACTGCTGAAAAGATTGCCCAAAAAGCCTACGATCTTGGATTCGCTTTTGAAAAAGAATACCGGGGCTGCGCCCAGTGCACCATCGCAGCACTGCAGGATGCGCTGGACATACGAAATACCGAGACGGATGCAATATTCAAGGCCGCGACCGGTATGGCAGGCGGAGGCGCCAGACAAATCGATGGAAACTGCGGTGCCTACGCCGGAGGAACCTTGATGATAGGCTACCATGTCGGCCGGGATCGGGACAATTTTGCTGATCCGGAACAGATTCGGATGGCGACCTTCAGACTGGTAAAAAAGCTCCACCAGCGGTTTATCGATGAATTCGGTACCGTTACCTGCAGCGAAATTCATACCCGCATAATGGGCCGCCCTTTTTACATTGAAGACCCCGATGAGTTCCGGAAGTTTGAAGACGCCGGGGCCCACACCGACAAATGTACCAGGGTTGTAGCCCTGGCTGCCAGGTGGTCTGCGGAGATTCTTGCGGAAGAAGGTTATATAGATAAATAA
- a CDS encoding AEC family transporter gives MYSMLHYFLDTLRVLLPLFVVIAGGWIMSAAAPINEETLSRVLVDFFMPLLVFVSLYESTVSREAMGNLLATVLFMMLSTYLIVAIYGRIAGKDIRALALPVIFMNSGFLGFPLMQLWSGSEALNIIIVFDQIYGLFLFTLGFLIIGGGFNLKGLMLSLKSPILIAAAAGFLFHLFEVPVPETILETCRFAGAAAAPLAAFIVGVSLSLRRPKIDAAVIWGILLRIIAGFILGIAAVYIFRLQGLTKTVVLVASALPSAVFSYVLPARYGIDSSDAQSIVVLTTALGIITIPLSFVLASLI, from the coding sequence ATGTACTCGATGCTTCACTACTTTCTTGATACCCTGCGTGTGCTTTTGCCTCTCTTTGTAGTTATTGCCGGCGGCTGGATCATGTCCGCCGCTGCACCAATCAATGAGGAGACCCTCTCCCGGGTCCTGGTGGACTTCTTTATGCCCCTTCTGGTCTTTGTGAGTCTCTATGAATCCACAGTCAGCAGGGAGGCTATGGGCAACCTTCTGGCTACTGTATTATTTATGATGCTCAGTACCTACCTGATCGTTGCCATATACGGCCGGATTGCCGGGAAGGATATTCGTGCTTTGGCACTGCCGGTAATCTTTATGAACTCGGGTTTCCTCGGGTTTCCCCTGATGCAGCTTTGGAGCGGCAGCGAGGCTCTGAATATTATAATTGTTTTTGATCAGATCTACGGGCTCTTTCTTTTTACCCTGGGATTCCTGATAATCGGCGGCGGCTTTAATCTAAAGGGGCTCATGCTTTCCTTAAAGTCCCCGATTCTGATAGCCGCCGCGGCTGGATTCCTGTTCCATCTTTTTGAGGTTCCGGTCCCGGAAACCATCCTTGAAACATGCCGTTTTGCCGGTGCCGCGGCAGCCCCTCTGGCCGCGTTTATCGTGGGGGTTTCCTTAAGCCTGCGCCGTCCAAAAATAGATGCAGCAGTGATATGGGGGATACTGCTGAGAATTATTGCCGGTTTTATCCTTGGAATCGCCGCAGTTTATATTTTCCGCCTTCAGGGACTGACAAAGACTGTAGTCCTGGTCGCATCAGCGCTTCCATCGGCGGTATTCTCCTATGTACTTCCCGCCCGCTACGGCATCGACTCATCGGATGCCCAGAGTATTGTAGTGCTGACCACGGCCCTGGGCATTATTACCATCCCCTTGAGTTTTGTTCTGGCGTCATTGATATAA
- a CDS encoding NAD(P)/FAD-dependent oxidoreductase — MEKYDVVIIGGGMGGITAANACAKQGLKTLVLEQNHHTGGNMSGFRRKGFYFDGGDQSFESLGIVFPILEELDLLDKVRWTKARFRMVSPDFDFFVDSFDNVEEALKTAFPEEKGISVLFKEVREVSRFIESKMDPWNFPLLQNFSFGRLASFLPWLPKLRRWLTFDYRVKACSVIRDPGLRKWFTDIGYYHMPFIFFAGFWHLWMKDYWYPEGGMQSLHDLLAENFTRLGGDLRCNTKVEKIEHAGAKALSAVTSRGETCSADNFIYAGDYKRLVHTILGTDLFKPAFVKKIQRAKLTESLVNVYLGVGASTEELDARLGAQHVFYFPNYDVHFPSARSPEDIHSRMWLALNHFGKENAASAPPGTSSLVLQTYSSCDWAHNWGIEELQGRRSEEYSRLKKKVAGELTELAENLLPGLEGRILYSDVGTPISSERFSLNTEGSSGGWCYDDRESPVYRFPFLNLFSTPLKNLKTCGHYSLWPGGVITAALSGKIVANLSSGRKPLAKL, encoded by the coding sequence ATGGAAAAATACGATGTCGTAATAATCGGCGGCGGGATGGGCGGCATAACTGCTGCCAACGCCTGTGCGAAACAGGGACTCAAGACTCTGGTGCTGGAGCAGAACCACCATACAGGCGGAAATATGTCCGGCTTCCGGCGCAAGGGCTTCTACTTTGACGGCGGAGATCAGTCCTTCGAAAGTCTCGGGATTGTCTTCCCCATTCTTGAAGAACTGGACCTCCTGGATAAGGTCCGCTGGACCAAGGCCCGCTTCCGGATGGTATCTCCCGACTTTGATTTCTTTGTCGATTCCTTCGATAACGTCGAGGAGGCTCTGAAAACAGCTTTTCCCGAAGAGAAGGGAATCTCCGTTTTGTTCAAGGAAGTTCGTGAGGTGTCTCGTTTTATTGAAAGTAAGATGGACCCCTGGAATTTTCCCCTGCTGCAGAATTTCTCTTTCGGCCGGCTTGCCTCATTTCTCCCATGGCTGCCGAAGCTCCGGCGCTGGCTTACCTTTGATTACCGGGTCAAGGCTTGTTCGGTGATTCGTGATCCGGGCTTGCGCAAATGGTTTACCGATATCGGATATTATCATATGCCCTTCATCTTTTTCGCCGGATTCTGGCACCTCTGGATGAAGGACTACTGGTATCCTGAAGGGGGCATGCAGTCACTGCACGATCTTCTGGCGGAGAATTTTACCCGTTTGGGCGGGGACCTGCGCTGTAACACAAAGGTAGAAAAGATCGAACATGCTGGAGCAAAGGCCCTCTCGGCCGTAACATCCCGGGGAGAGACCTGTTCTGCGGATAATTTTATTTACGCCGGGGACTATAAGCGTCTTGTACATACCATACTTGGAACGGATCTGTTTAAACCGGCTTTTGTCAAGAAAATTCAGAGGGCAAAACTGACTGAGTCTCTTGTGAATGTTTACCTCGGTGTGGGGGCTTCTACGGAGGAGCTTGATGCGCGTCTTGGGGCCCAGCATGTCTTCTATTTTCCGAACTATGATGTACACTTTCCTTCTGCCCGGTCTCCGGAGGATATTCACAGTCGGATGTGGCTTGCCCTGAACCATTTTGGCAAAGAAAACGCGGCATCTGCACCTCCGGGGACCTCCTCCCTGGTCCTGCAGACCTACAGCTCCTGCGACTGGGCGCACAACTGGGGCATCGAAGAGCTCCAGGGGCGCAGATCCGAGGAGTATTCCCGTCTCAAGAAAAAGGTAGCCGGCGAACTAACGGAGCTGGCGGAGAATTTGCTTCCCGGTTTGGAGGGGAGAATCCTTTATTCCGATGTCGGGACTCCGATTTCCAGTGAGCGTTTTTCCCTCAATACCGAAGGATCCTCCGGCGGCTGGTGCTATGATGACCGGGAGTCCCCGGTTTACCGCTTTCCTTTTTTAAATCTTTTTTCCACCCCCCTCAAGAACCTGAAGACCTGCGGCCATTACAGTCTCTGGCCGGGAGGGGTAATAACAGCCGCACTAAGCGGCAAGATTGTCGCGAACTTGAGTTCCGGCAGGAAGCCTTTGGCAAAATTATAG
- a CDS encoding uroporphyrinogen decarboxylase family protein produces MTSRERFLAAVRGDTMDRVPVAPYCGNFGAVLAGIPISIYNTDPKKMAEAQIRAWEAVGQDVVVAQSDNYYIAEGFGCRINQPVNTTPNLTAPAVESLDQVDRLKVPDPWKDGRMPVYLEAVALLREHFGTEVAVRAPGTGPFSLASYLVGGTAEFLTQIALCEADEDCEKEEQLFRVMELASDALILFLKAALEAGSDTAQAGDSLASLSMISPAIYEKYVYPYEVKVFSALAPVTEEKGAVTILHICGDTRKILPLMAKTGVDVLEIDAKVDLADARELAGPSVALMGNLEPTTVLFQGTPELIRKESERCIESADGPKGGFILGSGCEVVPGTPAENLKAMVEAAVYFSS; encoded by the coding sequence GTGACCTCCCGGGAACGTTTTCTCGCAGCGGTCCGGGGCGACACAATGGACCGGGTTCCGGTAGCTCCCTATTGCGGTAATTTCGGAGCGGTCCTGGCCGGGATTCCCATCTCGATCTATAACACCGACCCGAAAAAAATGGCAGAAGCCCAGATACGAGCCTGGGAAGCGGTGGGGCAGGATGTAGTCGTTGCCCAATCTGACAACTATTACATTGCAGAGGGCTTCGGCTGCAGGATTAATCAGCCGGTCAACACCACACCGAATCTTACTGCCCCGGCGGTAGAGAGCCTTGACCAGGTGGATCGTCTGAAGGTCCCCGATCCCTGGAAGGACGGCCGTATGCCGGTATATCTGGAGGCCGTTGCCCTTTTGCGCGAGCACTTCGGTACAGAAGTCGCCGTCCGTGCCCCCGGTACCGGGCCTTTTTCACTGGCAAGTTACCTTGTAGGCGGGACCGCCGAGTTCCTGACCCAGATAGCCCTGTGTGAAGCCGACGAAGACTGTGAAAAAGAGGAACAGCTCTTTCGTGTGATGGAGCTGGCTTCCGACGCGCTGATTCTTTTCCTGAAAGCCGCTCTGGAAGCAGGTTCGGACACCGCTCAGGCCGGGGACTCCCTGGCTTCTCTGAGCATGATCTCCCCGGCAATCTACGAAAAATACGTCTATCCCTACGAGGTAAAGGTTTTTTCAGCCCTTGCCCCGGTGACTGAAGAAAAGGGGGCAGTGACAATCCTGCATATCTGCGGTGACACCCGCAAGATTCTGCCTCTTATGGCAAAGACCGGGGTTGATGTTCTTGAGATCGATGCCAAGGTTGATCTGGCGGATGCCCGGGAGCTTGCCGGTCCCTCGGTTGCTCTTATGGGGAACCTGGAGCCCACAACAGTCCTTTTTCAGGGAACGCCGGAACTCATTCGGAAAGAGTCGGAACGCTGTATTGAATCTGCAGACGGTCCGAAGGGGGGCTTTATTCTCGGATCAGGCTGCGAAGTCGTGCCCGGAACCCCTGCGGAGAATCTTAAAGCCATGGTCGAGGCTGCCGTATACTTTTCTTCATGA
- a CDS encoding uroporphyrinogen decarboxylase family protein has translation MSSDYTIEDKKKILHDTWLMKNTGIVPFMIELGPFHAAYKQYVEDDQAELEWNINYHREREAFLDFAMPNIKPNLGIGIVAEAFGCKASNNEEADPWIKPRIKEENRKEIKSLEVPDAKTNPAFVKAYQRIEYLQSKSDVPLRLVNVPSPLVTASLIWEYTSFIGATMLFPDDVHLLMEKVTEATIAFVQEQLRRIKNLYTMGHEMWHIPRDIGIRISDDTAALMSPNLYREFGVTYNNMISRAFGGIVVHSCGDVQNVVIPMMETEGLSGLDFTIPQNPNWEIIRDAAAGKVPLCLRHFYWDHGDQARVDLAEYTGTILDYFGRRGVLIQTSTPDAKTAIPLSRELAELCL, from the coding sequence GTGAGCAGCGATTATACCATTGAAGATAAAAAGAAGATTCTCCACGACACCTGGCTTATGAAAAATACGGGGATTGTCCCTTTCATGATTGAACTCGGCCCCTTCCATGCCGCGTATAAACAGTATGTTGAGGACGACCAGGCGGAACTGGAATGGAATATCAATTATCACCGGGAGCGGGAGGCCTTTCTCGATTTCGCGATGCCCAATATCAAACCGAACCTGGGTATCGGCATTGTGGCCGAGGCCTTCGGCTGCAAGGCGTCAAATAATGAGGAGGCCGACCCCTGGATCAAGCCGCGTATTAAAGAGGAGAACCGGAAGGAGATAAAATCCCTGGAGGTCCCGGATGCCAAAACCAACCCGGCTTTTGTAAAAGCCTACCAGCGGATTGAATACCTGCAGTCAAAAAGCGATGTGCCCCTGCGCCTGGTGAATGTTCCGTCTCCCCTGGTAACAGCCTCTTTGATCTGGGAGTATACCTCTTTTATTGGCGCCACAATGCTGTTTCCCGATGATGTTCATCTTTTGATGGAGAAGGTTACCGAGGCAACCATCGCCTTTGTGCAGGAACAGCTGCGGCGTATAAAGAATCTCTACACCATGGGCCATGAGATGTGGCATATTCCCCGGGATATTGGTATTCGCATAAGTGATGATACCGCGGCCCTGATGTCGCCAAACCTCTACCGGGAGTTCGGAGTCACGTACAATAACATGATCTCCCGTGCCTTCGGCGGCATTGTTGTCCATTCCTGCGGGGATGTACAGAATGTAGTTATCCCGATGATGGAAACTGAAGGGCTTAGCGGGCTCGATTTTACTATTCCCCAGAATCCGAACTGGGAGATAATCCGTGATGCTGCCGCCGGGAAGGTGCCCCTCTGTCTGCGGCACTTCTACTGGGACCACGGCGATCAGGCCCGGGTCGACCTCGCTGAATATACCGGCACGATCCTCGATTATTTCGGCCGACGGGGGGTCCTGATACAGACGTCCACTCCCGATGCGAAAACCGCCATACCCTTGAGCAGGGAACTCGCGGAGCTCTGTCTGTGA
- a CDS encoding TRAP transporter large permease, with protein sequence MILFLTLGLVIFLLMGMPVALALGLSSIGALISGGMIFQASIIAQKMQFGLQNFILLAIPLFILAAKLMNTAGITQKIFGFADTLVGFLPGGLAHANVVASLIFAGMSGAAVVDAAGLGQIELDAMEKGGYPKPFAVAVTCASSTIGPIFPPSLPFVVFSFVSGVSVGRLFLGGVVPGVLMTVILMLMVAFYSKKHKYPRQPFPTWKTALTSFLEALLPLFTPIILLGGIWLGFVTPTEAAAVAVCYALFIGVVVLQELSWRDLVQAFYETAKETAMIGFVVAASTLYGWVLMRSGMTIRMAEWLISISDSALVILFIINIFLLIVGCFLDSTVAILILGPILMPVIQRLGIDPVHFGVIMVLNLMIGLLTPPFGIVLFVMAEVSKLKFEKVVYATLPFLIPLFVVLILIVIFPGLVTWLPNLVMGLG encoded by the coding sequence GTGATCCTCTTTCTTACCCTTGGATTGGTTATATTTTTGTTGATGGGGATGCCCGTCGCCCTTGCCCTGGGTCTTTCCTCTATCGGTGCCCTTATATCAGGCGGAATGATCTTTCAGGCATCCATTATTGCTCAGAAGATGCAGTTTGGTTTACAGAACTTTATTCTTTTGGCGATTCCTCTCTTTATTCTGGCTGCGAAGCTGATGAACACCGCGGGTATAACTCAGAAAATATTTGGATTTGCCGATACCCTGGTGGGATTCCTTCCCGGCGGCCTGGCCCATGCCAATGTTGTTGCCAGTCTGATCTTTGCCGGAATGTCCGGGGCGGCCGTTGTCGATGCCGCCGGTTTGGGACAGATCGAGCTTGATGCCATGGAAAAGGGAGGGTATCCGAAACCCTTTGCGGTGGCGGTAACCTGTGCCAGTTCCACCATCGGACCGATTTTCCCGCCCAGTCTGCCCTTTGTCGTATTCTCCTTTGTCAGTGGAGTCTCCGTGGGGCGGCTTTTTCTGGGGGGGGTAGTACCAGGTGTACTGATGACCGTTATTCTTATGCTGATGGTCGCCTTCTATTCCAAAAAGCACAAATATCCTCGGCAGCCCTTTCCAACCTGGAAAACTGCGTTAACGAGCTTTCTGGAGGCCCTGTTACCCCTCTTCACCCCGATTATCCTGCTGGGAGGTATCTGGCTTGGTTTTGTTACCCCTACTGAAGCCGCTGCAGTTGCCGTCTGTTATGCCCTTTTTATCGGGGTTGTTGTGCTGCAGGAACTTAGCTGGAGAGACCTGGTGCAGGCTTTTTACGAGACCGCTAAAGAGACAGCCATGATAGGTTTTGTCGTAGCTGCGTCTACCCTCTACGGCTGGGTGCTGATGCGCTCCGGTATGACTATTCGTATGGCAGAGTGGCTGATCTCCATCAGCGATAGCGCTCTGGTTATTCTATTTATCATCAATATTTTTCTGCTGATTGTCGGATGCTTTCTTGATTCTACCGTCGCCATCCTGATTCTCGGACCGATCCTTATGCCCGTGATCCAGCGCCTGGGTATCGATCCGGTACACTTTGGTGTAATCATGGTGCTGAACCTGATGATCGGTCTTCTGACCCCGCCCTTCGGCATCGTGCTGTTCGTTATGGCCGAAGTTTCAAAGCTGAAGTTTGAGAAAGTGGTCTATGCTACATTGCCTTTTCTTATTCCTCTGTTTGTTGTGCTTATTTTAATTGTGATTTTTCCCGGCCTTGTTACATGGCTTCCAAATCTTGTAATGGGACTGGGATAG
- a CDS encoding TRAP transporter small permease, which produces MKRIIEGINSAILLCMFVITVITVIFRVFLGISASWSEDLAQFSFIFLVFIGSSAIMKEETHISISFLVDRVNPLLQRLMRIATRLLILPFMYFFVVGAWRNILNNWGISLSTVRWMKIAYMYSVLFVTGCIMILYLLINLYKDIFLFNRNNETENTGGPA; this is translated from the coding sequence GTGAAAAGAATAATCGAAGGAATAAACAGCGCGATCCTGCTCTGTATGTTCGTAATTACCGTAATTACCGTGATTTTCCGGGTCTTTCTGGGGATATCCGCGTCGTGGTCTGAGGACCTGGCCCAGTTCTCCTTTATCTTTCTCGTTTTTATCGGATCCTCCGCTATCATGAAGGAAGAGACCCATATAAGCATCAGTTTTCTGGTTGACCGCGTTAACCCTCTTTTACAGAGGCTTATGCGCATCGCCACCCGGCTGTTGATTCTTCCCTTTATGTACTTCTTTGTTGTGGGAGCCTGGCGGAACATTCTGAATAACTGGGGAATATCCCTCTCTACAGTCCGCTGGATGAAGATAGCCTATATGTACTCGGTGCTCTTTGTGACCGGTTGTATCATGATCCTGTATCTCCTGATTAACCTGTACAAGGACATCTTTCTGTTTAACCGTAACAACGAAACTGAAAATACCGGAGGTCCGGCGTGA